Genomic segment of Mycolicibacterium psychrotolerans:
GTCCCGAAAGAATGCACCGGAATCGAGCCGTTCACCGATCTGGCGAGTCACTCGCAGGTAGACATCGTTGAAAACATGAGCACCATCAGGGCGCGGCGTCTCAGCAGCGATTTGTTGCATGCGGGCCGCCACCTGGGCCACGGTCGACACCGTCATGTCTTGATCACAGCAGATTTGCGCATCGCTCGCAGACGTTGGGCACTAAGCGCTCTTCCTTACTGCACTGGCCGGTACTGACACAGAGATGTCGAACCTTCAAGAAGACTCCAAGCCTGGATCACAAAGATAGTTCACACCGATGAGCCAGAACCGCAAGAAGGGCGCCTGTGATGAGACTCCGCGCACTCCCCCGCTTCGTCCTGCTGATGACTGTGCCTGCTTGCGGCCTGACCGCTTGTGGGGCCCGCGGAGTGCAAGCTGAGAACTTTGTCCGGGCATTGGCACACGAGATAAGCGCTGTGGACGGGTCGCTGGACGAGCGTGCCGTAACGACGCGGATCAACGGCATGTACTCGCAGCTCGGAAACACGAGTGATGAGAAGAAGGAGATCCTCCTCGAAACTGCATGCCAGGCGAAGGATCGGTGGGACCTCTCGCACGTCAGCTCCCTGGACGATGCCGCGAACTGGGTGGCCGGTAGAAGCGGGGCACCGGCAGTCAAGGCTCGTCTGCTCCTTTGGGATCTGAACGAGCTACAGAACGAGCCCACGCTGGCTGGAACCGGATCGCTCACCATAGATGCGGTGTGCGCCGCGGCCTGAGTAGAACGGGCAAAATTTCTCCGTCTATCGGACGGCGACGTTCGAAGTCCTTCAACTCCTTCGCATGAATGGATCCGCCATGCCTTGCGGCACATCGATTGCGCCGAGAAGGCCACGTCCGTGCGCCTCTCCCGCGAATGCCAATCGCTGGTGCACGTCGGACACGCGGATTATTCTCGTGTGGCGGCATACCACGGGGGGAAGACGCACATGCAGACAGGTCAGCGCAGGGATCGGCGCGACAGTCGACGCGGCAAGTGAACGATGCCTCGCATCTTCCTGAGCCACTCGCGTCGTGATAATCGGCAGGCGATTGCCCTGCGGCAGTGGCTCATCGAGCAGAACCCTCCGCTAGCCGAAGAAATCTACCTCGACCTCGACGCCGACACGGGGATTCAGGGTGGTCAGCGGTGGAAGGAGGCGTTGCGTCAGGCCAGCAGCCGCTGCGAGGCGGTGATATGCCTACTGTCCCCGAATGGGAGGACTCGCCGGAGTGCCGGACCGAGTACCGATTCGCTGAGTACCTGAACAAGCGCATCTTCACTGTGCTGATCGCACCTCTCGCCGGCGATGACCCCACCCGGGAATGGCAACAGATCGACCTGTGCAGCGCCGGCTCCGTCACCAACATCGC
This window contains:
- a CDS encoding TIR domain-containing protein, whose translation is MPRIFLSHSRRDNRQAIALRQWLIEQNPPLAEEIYLDLDADTGIQGGQRWKEALRQASSRCEAVICLLSPNGRTRRSAGPSTDSLST